The Amaranthus tricolor cultivar Red isolate AtriRed21 chromosome 2, ASM2621246v1, whole genome shotgun sequence genome contains the following window.
ATAATTCCAAATGATAGTATTTACTATTTAGTTTTGACTTGTTTTATTGAGGTGCTTAATTGAGGTACTTAAATATGTAGTCGATTTATTTGAACATTctctacattattattattatatagaaTTTATAAGAGAGGAGAgattttgaatatatttttttttataggatAGTCTGAGAAAAATGGAAGGACTAAGTGAGAAAATCGATCCTAATTTCCAAGACATTGTCTATGAAAAGTGGTATCTACTCTAACTAAGACAAGATCCGATGctcaaaattttgaataattcttGATTAGAGAATCGAATATaattataaggaaaaaaaaccaatcaaaagTACACTACATGTCCATTAGATTAGAAGTGCTTGGACGTGACGTGACACCATAGCTCAACCAAAACGATAtcgataaataataatattattttattaatattccaAAGAAATTGAATACGtgataatttacaaaactaTGAAACAACATCAAAGTTGGCTACACAAATCGAAAATCAACATAATAGATCATCGGTTCATTGCTATGCAAGATTTTACAGAACTAACAAAATGATACAATTCTTAGCAAAAAAGGTACTATACATGTATTCAACATGATCTTCTAAGAGCATAGAGCTCTAAGTCATGGATTCATGTTCTTTGAGTATATTTCTTCATTATGAATACTAAACTTGAAGAAATATGTTATCAACCTCTAATTAAAAGTAAGCCAATAGCAGTAACAATAAGTGTGGATGGAACTCCAAATTTAAGATGTCTCCAAAAGGTGAGGTTGTAGCCTAAATATGGTGAAAATCGAGCTTGTTCACAAACGATTAAGTTGGCAGCTGATCCGAGAAGTGATAAGTTTCCGGCCACAGTGCTAACCCAAGCTAGAATTAGCCACGCCTTTCTCTCTTTTGATGCGGATATTGCTGCTGCGGATGCAGCTACTTGTCCACCCAACAACAAAACTGTGAACAACATTTTGTGATTAATTCAACGCAACAATGTCAAAACCTTGATACTTTACGGAATGTGAACTTTAAGGCTATAAATGAGGTTAGACGGATCGAAAATCTATTAAGCAAAATCAAAGGTTAAATGTCTAATTTATGCAGTCTATCCTTGGGTGGCAACTAAAAGAAGTCACTCTTGGATTACTTGTGAATAGAGGTGTTTAACAGGGTGGATCGACCCAACGGGTCAAATTTCTTGTGTCATTAGCGTATCGGGTCAGTATCAGATCAGACCATTAACGGGCCTTGGTGTAAAGGGTTGGGCCGGATAATTATAGGAATTGGTTGCGAAAAAActtttatcacttttttttatatttttatatgatattattatatacataggtGGGTCAAACCAACGGGCcataaagtagaataaaaaactattatatgaacttttaaaaaaggGTCAAAGTGGGTTGGGCTTAAACTTGCTTTGACTCGCCCCAGCCCGTTGAACACCTGTACTTGTGAACATCTTGTTAAAAATCGAGTTAGTTCAAGGTTGTTTCGACTTCGAAGCAAGTCGGTATATTAATGAGTTGAGTTTGATGAATGCGAAGATATGAACACATAGACAGGCAGAATCCATACCAGTAGGAACATTTGATACCAAGTTAGAGAGCACCAATATGACCAGTGCAAGGATTACTATCCCGACAACACGATCAACCTGTGAATACGGCCCCATAACGTCCCATAATTTGCCCGGAATGCCTGTCTTATTGAATCCATCGACAGTGATGAACATTCCACAGAAGAATATTAGAAGTGAATATGATACCTGCTTCATTAGATACACACAAAAACAAGGGTTATACAACACATTATACATCACAAAACTGCTGCAGTATGTTTGTTTGCTGATACTGATGCTCTGCAGTGTGCAGTGTGCAGTGTGCAGTGTGCAGCATGTCACAGTATCATATATCAGGATATTTGGTCTAGTTTTTCCGGTTTTCTTGGATCGGAGCCAAGGCCGGTGAATTTTCTACGGGCATCCACTAGGACAACGAACCTATGATGCTCTGCACTGTGCACTGTGCAGCATGTCACAGTATCAATATCAGAAAATTGGGTCTAGTTCAGCGGGTTTTTCTTGGATCGGAGAAATTTGGTCTAGTTCAGCGGGTTTTTCTTGGATAGGAGAAAAGGCCAGAGAATTCCCTACAGGCAAGTGGAAAAGCGAACTAATCAAACACTGAACACAAAGGTAACATAGAAAGTCTCAACCACTAGGCCAACCTATGATTCTCAGTTCAACGGGTTTTTCTTGGATCAGAGTGTAAGGCTGGAGAATTCCCTACATGCAAGGGGAACGGCGAACTAATCAAACCCTCGAGTCGACACAAGGGTAAAATGGAAAGTCTCACTCTCAACCAATAGGCCAACCTATGATTCTCGGTTCAACGGGTTTTTCTATTCAAGTATCTTGTATTGATTTACAAGTCAAGGACGGATATAAACAAAGATTCGGGTTATTACCTTTTCGAGTGAAGGGCGAGCATCCTTGAAATCGAGCACTATAAGAGCCAATGCAGCAGTCATTGCAGTCCATGACATATTCAAACCCATTAACAACGCGATTAACATGCCTATAGTGATAAGATACACACATACTTTCCAAACTACATGCTTCGACTTTTCATTCATTGCTTTCCTAACGAATAACATCAACTGTGTAATGAACCCGTCTCTTACACTTTCGGTTCTCTCAGCTTGCTGAAATTCCCCTGTTCTTCGAGAAGAATCCGCACTATGGATTTCGTTATCAGACACATTTAGACGGTTTCTTAAAGTCTCTACATGATCCGATACTCCATTTACACCCGGAAAAGTATGATTCCCATCCAATATCAAAGAACCAGAAGGAGATATATGTGACATTGTGGCGGGCGAAAATCTATGAGAAGTAAATTCATCTTGACCAACTGATTCTGAACACGAATCTTCCTCATCTTTTGAAGTCGATAACAACTTCCAAAACATGCCTATTATGATCAACGCGTTTACAAAAACACCCACAATCATAGCCGGGAGAATCCCTACTAAGAATTCCCCGAATGAAATCTTACTTAAGACCGCGATCACAAGATTTTGCGGGTTGCCAATTGGTGTTGCCGAGGATCCAATATTCGCGCTAGAAGCTAGTGCAAGTAAAAAGGGGTGAGGGGGCAAATTGTGTTGTCTAGCAATCTTTAATACAAACTCAGTTAAAACAACACAAGAAGTATCATTTGTGAAAAAGGCACTAGACACTGCAGAAATTATGCAGATTCTGAAAATCAAATCTTTAGCCCCTTTACTTTTCCAAGCAAGTAATTTACCTAAGTATTTGAACATATCAGCTCTTTCTAGGTACACACTAACTACCATTGTACCGAAAAGGAGACCGAGTATAGGAAGATCGATTGAGGCGTAGGCTTGATCGGGGGATATTACTCCGAATATGACCATAAGCATACCACCTAAGAGTGATCCTGCTGTTCTTCCAATGGGTAGGAAAGGGACAGCAGGAAAAACTGCTAATACCCAAAAGACTCCAAAGGCTATTGAGCCTAAAACAAGCTTAATTGTAGGTTCCATAGCcatttttttactaaatttgtTGATCTTGTAAACCCTTTTTTGTCGGGTTAAGGCTAGTGAATCTCCTACAGACAACAGGGGGAGTGGAATCGATTCCTTTTCCCGAAGTGAAAAAGAAGGCCTTTATATACTAGGCCAACCTATGATTCTCGATGATCTAAtaaaccattgatccttctctTATGTACAAATATTCAAGGCATCTTGATTAGAACTTGTATGCACAGTTTTGAGATCCAATTACAGAACTAAACAGTAACATCCTGAAAATAACACATGTTGCTACACATTACACAAGTACTAAAGAGAAGTTTGTTAAATGCAACTTGAGACAGATATTTTAAAATACAGTTTATTTATCtctttaaatttgctatataATATAACTATGACTTTGGCTATGTAGCAAATTCATAAGGAACAGAGTAGTCTAAAAAAATTAgtagaaagtgcaaaaacaatCATGTAGTTATAACCAACAAAATAGTTGCCAAATAAAAATCATGTATTGCTAACAATAATGATCAATATATTCCACAAcaaaaaagtaatcaaaatagCCACATACATGAAGGATTTATTCCCGTCTTTTTGCCTGTAAGGAACTCTCCAACCTTAACTCGATTCACAAAAATCCTAGctcaaatttattaaaaaaaaaaaaggaaagaaagaaaTACCCAGATGCAAAAATTCAATCTTGAATATAATCTTCCTTGAAACAATCAGCCATAAACTAGTAAAATATGAAGGTGATCACTATCAATAAAAATGGGTTATTTTAtttggtattattttattttattgaaaaataattccAAATTTTATATgggtatttaaaaaaatatacattaaaaatacaCTTTAATGTGATAGCTTAAGGTAGGAGAAGGACCATTAAGAGGAGACTGAGACGTTACATACATGTAAGCCACAAATTAAACCAGACAATTCAGGAATCGTTGAATGTTGAACACTGAATAAGTTAAGGAATTTaggaattattttattttttaccaaaatttgtatgttttttaatttatttgttgtatCCTGTGTTTTTAAAGGTTTGTATAGTTGCTTTCTGCCTTTGGAGTGTTGTCAAGTGCTGGTTAACTTACCACATTTGTGGATGTTTTTTGGTGTAGGTTTGAACTGCATGTACATCATGTCAGCTATTTTGCGTGGTTTTGGCACATAGACTAAAAAGTTAAAgtatcattatatatatatatatacttcctccgttctgatattgttgctacatttacatgagtacgagaattaaaaaaagtgattgacctacactgtagctaattgtttactttatagagtatagtatttttattattgttaattgaaaaagaaaaaggaaaaataggttgttagattactttatagagtatagtatagtattttattatagagtatagagtatagagtaggataaaaataggagtaggtagaactttaaatgattattttattactaaaaacggaaatgtagcaagtaatataaaattgacaaaaatagaaaatatagcgggtattatggaacagaggaagtatatatatataactaattcAGCAACCATATGACATGTGGCGGCTTTAGAATGAAGGTTGATAAATTCTCATGATCGATTTGCCACGAGTCACTTTGCTGAATTATCTCCTCAAATTAATTGCCGATTTTCTTATTCCTTTATTAAATACTTCTACCTATGGTTGCCACGTGTCACTTTGTTGAATTATCTTTTCAAATTAAATACTATTGTTTTATTCCTTAATCAAATACTGTTTTCTTATTTGCtcaattatttcttaattaaatattgtTTCTTATTCGCTTAATTATTGTGAATAACTCTAGAGTGCAActtacattataaatttaatatctaCTTTGATCGagtatgtaaattttttaaatataattattaaatggcTTTTTGTatctaaataattaataattatgctaaaaaaatggtcaaaataattaaattactatatatatgaaaatttcaaaaattccctGCATATTACATAGACATTACActagtaattaattaaaatagtagtatatatatatatatatatatatatatatatatatatatatatatatatatatatatatatatatatatatatatatatatatttatatatatatatatatatatatatatatatataagacaaAATATAGAATGTGAGAACgattaggaaataaaataaatttattaagataaattaaaaataaaaatagggcAAATTAAATAAAGTAGAGATTACAATACATGAAAAGATATGCAAGTCTAATTTCTCatcttatttataaaaaattactaattttgaGTTGACATTTTGTTATTTTGTGAGGAGAAGATAAAATATTAGTAATCTTGTCTTTTTAGCTTATACTCACCTTTAAGTCATCACTCCAAGAGAGAGGTGGTGTAACAATCATATTTCATTGTCTTTTGAGATTTTGGGTCGTAAATTTAGAGGTGTATTACACATAGAGCTATGATTGTGGTTCATTTTTAAAATCGGTTAAAAAGCTTAAATTATATGAGCGTTTGACTCAATGTTTATTGGTCttgtcaaaataataaaactgatcaaaaatcttaaatttagACTCTTATAGGTCCATAAACAAAAATCTTTTTTCAATGTTGTATTGTAATTCTCGATTTACCCTTCCTtatagggatgcaggcggggcgggtctaataggagacccgctcCATCCCCGTTTCgaatgggtcccggtttgatgggtcatggggcgggtacgggtataaaattcattcccaccgcggggatggggatggggatgggttttaggtgatacccgccccatccccgctccgccccgccccgcctcaagatatgtacaaattttgggaaaccctaaatttatttttaaaattttttttttcaaattttgggaAACCCCAGTTtatttgagactttggatgtgTGTTTAtttgagactttggagtttggatatgtattatgggttttaaggcccaaatgattgaatataaatatgtggcacagatgggtattaagcgaggatttgacgggtggtggggcgggaaaAATGgatattagacggggatggatatccagatgggtggtggggcggggatgattttaggtacaaacccatcggggaggggacggggaaaaaaattatacccgccgtgAGGATGGGGACGAGGATAGGTATTGCATTAACatatggggatggggatgggaattccaatccccgccccgcccgccccgtttgcatccctacttCCTGAAACTATTAACTTTACTTTGTGATCATCTAAccgataattattattagtctATTTTTGCATTTAAATTTGAGGTCGTGACACAATTAGTTTTTTTGATTGCAAAATGTtcaataatttgaataataataataatgtgctCAATTTATATGCAATAGTTTCGTTGATTTTTATTTGTGAGAGTTTTTATAGTTGaggattttaaaattattttactgTTGTTTTAGTTTACAGCAGTATTTTTATATGTTGTGATTTTTCAAGGTTTGCAAGcccatcaacaataaaaaattataaagctctaaaattactttttgattttaattaaatcTTTACTTATCCTCTATTCTATTAAACTtactatatttttgttgatcatTTAAAATTACTTGCTTTACTAATATTTATAGTGAAAAATAGCTATATGAATCTCTACTTTGCCTCCACCTTTTTCCTACTATGTActtcatttgcttttttttcCTCTCAAATCCATCACTTTAGAGTTAAAAGCTAGTCAAAAGTCAACAAGAAGGCTTTGATCGTTGTTGTAAAGTGACCACGACGTTCCTGTTGACCAACTTATTAAATGATTGTTCGTTGTAACTGACAATGAACAAagctttttttgactttttgaatAGAGCATAACTTGATCGCTATTAATAACAACGAACACCATTTACCATCATCATTATATTTGGTGTTTATTCTGCTCATAGAAGATATGATCAGGGACTGAGAAGGAATAAAAGACAATAAACAATACCCTTCCAAAGAAGATGTGGCCAACAATACCCTTCCAAAGAAGATGTAGCCAACAAAACCCTCGTCTCGATCAGGAGTACCTGCAAATATAATGAAAGACAAGCAAGGACTAGACAATGCTAGACACGTAGCAAATATAAACCAAAGAATCGATGGTCTACGACGTGAATACAATGTCTTAAACTTGTTGTATCTCTGGCCAGATTCTCAGAATGCtgcaattcatttattttgttcctaatttttgttttttttttttgcgttttctTAGGTCTAATAAGACATCTCTTTTCATCAATTATGACGTTCTTCGACTTTCTCACAGACGCATCACTGATCTTCCTTTGCACACTTGAACCATCTTCATTAACTCCTATATAAATGACCTATGATGCCACCACATGAAttggaaatttgaaaaaatgtATATAAGTAGAGATAGAAATTTAGTTACTAAATTGGATTTTGGATCATATATTAAATTGGgtcatatttatttataattgttttACATCAACTCAAATGTCTCACCTAGACCAGTATTTAAATTTCCATCAAGTCAACATCAAATTACATGTGAAATAAATTCAAATTGAGTTAAAACTTAAAACGACTTAAATTTCAATGGATCTACTTAGAGATATTGAGTTTAATTAAGTTCAAAGTTGGTAATTCTCTTCAAATAAATCCTCATGTTCATTCAAGTTCAATTGTGCATCGGATCAAGTATAAGTAAGGTTAAATCAAATTAGATTTCTAGTCATTTTGAGTCAAGTTTTGCCTAATATATATACGTCAAGTTAAACTTAACTCAATTCATGTTTTATATTAGATACGATAAAACTAAATACAATATAATCCTAAGCGgttatactttttatttctgGTTGGGTCGAttacaaatcaaataaattgaatttttgGTCAGTAACATATGGTTGCAAGCTGAGTTCAATTATCTACATTTTCAAGTTGATGAGCCGAATGCCGATCATGAAGTAACTTCAAATTAGACTTGGATTAGTTGTAGATCACCACATTTCTTATTTGAATTGTCCCACCTACTTTgtaatgattttgtttttttgataataattatcACAATTTTCTTGTAATTGCATCCACAAATTCGTTTTTTCCTTTGATCGCATTCACTCATTCGTTtaccttattttttatttaattttttcaccAATTACAAACTAATATTTACATCATATATAATAAAAGAGATGCAAATCAAATGAGATGAAAAGAATATTATTTACTAGTATTATTTCCTCTGCCCCACTCAATTtgctttaattttcattttaaattgttcTGCTTACTTTGCGTCgttttcttatttataaataaaccgTACCACCttattttaatctcatctaaatatttaaattctcttttaatactttctccgttttgtATTTATTGCTACATTTCAACTATGCTCAAAAAATAAGAGaatatttattgaaaaaaagaCTTAAATAACCTCAGAAAATGAGATAAGTTTgagttaaataaaaaaacttaaaaggataaaataataaaagcaaggGCACTAGACTTTTATGTCgttattttttgtcaaaaatattaatataacaagtaatttaaaaaatgtagcaaatattataaaataaataaagtatcaCTACATAATTCATTATCTCCTATCAtttaaatttacctatattgcgctaaataaaatatcaaaattttttatacttCTTAAAAatcactttatttttctttgattaagaaaaacataaaatatgtGAACTAAAATTAGAAAGGGAAATTTTTATAAACTTAAAAAGAAAGAGTAAGAAAAGCGTTAAATACTTAAATCTATCTAAAAGATATGGGCAGGAGAATTGGTGAAAGACGTCCGCAGTCACTTGTACAGTAATTTAAAGAGAAAAAGGTAGGACCAGAATAACTTTATACTCCTACACCTATTCTCTATCAGCTTTA
Protein-coding sequences here:
- the LOC130806588 gene encoding silicon efflux transporter LSI2-like, coding for MAMEPTIKLVLGSIAFGVFWVLAVFPAVPFLPIGRTAGSLLGGMLMVIFGVISPDQAYASIDLPILGLLFGTMVVSVYLERADMFKYLGKLLAWKSKGAKDLIFRICIISAVSSAFFTNDTSCVVLTEFVLKIARQHNLPPHPFLLALASSANIGSSATPIGNPQNLVIAVLSKISFGEFLVGILPAMIVGVFVNALIIIGMFWKLLSTSKDEEDSCSESVGQDEFTSHRFSPATMSHISPSGSLILDGNHTFPGVNGVSDHVETLRNRLNVSDNEIHSADSSRRTGEFQQAERTESVRDGFITQLMLFVRKAMNEKSKHVVWKVCVYLITIGMLIALLMGLNMSWTAMTAALALIVLDFKDARPSLEKVSYSLLIFFCGMFITVDGFNKTGIPGKLWDVMGPYSQVDRVVGIVILALVILVLSNLVSNVPTVLLLGGQVAASAAAISASKERKAWLILAWVSTVAGNLSLLGSAANLIVCEQARFSPYLGYNLTFWRHLKFGVPSTLIVTAIGLLLIRG